The sequence TCGTGGCGGCCCTCCACGTAGATCCGGCCGGTCCGGGCAACCCGGGCGCGTGCTCCGGTCACCGCGACCGAGCCCGACGCGGTGCGGGTGGGCGCCTTGGCGGTCGGACGTCGCGGCGCGGTCAGGATCACCGGTGTGCCGTCGACGAGATATCCCGGGCCAACCGGGAATGGCTTTCGGCGGCCATGCCGGTCCTCGAGCTCCATCCGGCCGTATTCGACGCGCACCACAGCACCGACGTAGCCGGTCTGCGCGTCCTCGACGACCATGCCGAGTTGTATCGCCATTTCAGCTGACCGGACCGTGCGCGCATTGTGCGGGTCGCGTGCCAGAACGTCGGAGCCGTAACGATCGTCCACCCGAGCGATCCTAGGAACGACGAGGGCAAAAGCGGTCACGCCACGCGGATGCGGGGTTCGCCGTGCTGCGACCTTGTGGCCGTCGTGATGAGATGGGCGGTTATGACCATCAAAGTGGCACTGGAGCATCGCACCAGTTACACCTTTGATCGGTCTGTCCGGGTGTTCCCGCATGTCGTGCGGCTGCGGCCGGCGCCGCACTCGCGTACCGCGATCGAGGCCTACTCGCTGCGAGTCGAGCCCGCCGACCACTTCGTCAACTGGCAGCAGGATGCGGTCGGCAACTTCGTCTACCGGCTGACGTTCCCGAATCCGATGAGCCAGCTGACCATTACGGTCGGGCTGATCGCCGACCTCAAAGTGATCAACCCTTTCGACTTCTTCATCGAGGACTGGGCAGAAACGTGGCCGTCCGGCGGGTTCACCTATCCCGAGCCGTTGGCCGAGGACCTCAAGCCGTACCTACGGCCGATCGATGAGAACGGTGCCGGATCGGGCCCCGGCGAGCTGGTGCAGGCGTGGGTGAGTACGTTCGCGATGGCGCCGGGCACCCGCACGATCAACTATCTGGTCGAGCTCAATAGGCGCGTCAACAGCGACCTCGGCTACAGCCTGCGCATGGAACATGGCGTGCAGACACCGGATTTCACGCTGCGGACCGGGGTCGGCTCGTGCCGCGACTTCGCCTGGCTACTGGTGTCGATCCTCCGTCAGATGGGTCTGGCCGCCAGGTTCGTGTCCGGCTACCTGGTCCAGCTGACTTCAGACGTCAAGGCGCTCGACGGACCGTCGGGCCCTACCGCCG comes from Mycobacteriales bacterium and encodes:
- a CDS encoding transglutaminase family protein gives rise to the protein MTIKVALEHRTSYTFDRSVRVFPHVVRLRPAPHSRTAIEAYSLRVEPADHFVNWQQDAVGNFVYRLTFPNPMSQLTITVGLIADLKVINPFDFFIEDWAETWPSGGFTYPEPLAEDLKPYLRPIDENGAGSGPGELVQAWVSTFAMAPGTRTINYLVELNRRVNSDLGYSLRMEHGVQTPDFTLRTGVGSCRDFAWLLVSILRQMGLAARFVSGYLVQLTSDVKALDGPSGPTADFTDLHAWAEVYIPGAGWIGLDPTSGLFAGEGHIPLAATPSPESAAPITGNTDPCEAVMEFSNTVTRIHEDPRVTLPYTDEAWATIQDVARGVDRRLADGDVRLTVGGEPTFVSVDNQVDDEWITAADGPHKRERASELAARLKAQWAPQGLVHRGQGRWYPGEPLPRWQIGLYWRTDGQPLWPDDTLLADPWGTDQAGPPAPDSAARDLLAA